One genomic region from Amycolatopsis sp. FBCC-B4732 encodes:
- the rsgA gene encoding ribosome small subunit-dependent GTPase A: MARNDWSKLDESDVRVRPSKGTRPRSKRRPEHADAVSAMVIGKDRGRWTCAIDADPERVITAMRAREMGRTPVVVGDLVAVVGDVSGKPDTLARIVRVDERTSSLLRTADDTDPYERLVVANAERLLIVTALADPPPRTGFIDRCLVACYAGGVEPVLCLTKADLASPDELLAGYAGLDVPVIVSRFDEQPEGLDELLKDRVTALVGHSGVGKSTLVNRLVPAAGLAVGVVSSVGKGRHTSVAAVALPLQNGGWVIDTPGVRSFGLAHVTADDIVDAFEEFAAAAEECPSGCGHLGPPEDPGCALDDVVTDGTASAERLASLRRLLASRGGHDVTRPTES, from the coding sequence TTGGCGCGCAACGACTGGAGCAAGCTGGACGAGTCCGACGTCCGCGTGCGTCCGAGCAAGGGCACCCGCCCCCGCAGCAAGCGCCGTCCCGAGCACGCCGACGCCGTCTCCGCGATGGTCATCGGCAAGGACCGCGGGCGCTGGACCTGCGCGATCGACGCCGACCCCGAACGGGTGATCACCGCGATGCGGGCCCGCGAGATGGGCCGGACGCCGGTGGTCGTCGGCGACCTCGTCGCCGTGGTCGGGGACGTCTCCGGCAAGCCCGACACCCTCGCGCGGATCGTCCGGGTCGACGAACGCACGAGCTCGCTGCTGCGCACGGCCGACGACACCGACCCGTACGAGCGGCTGGTCGTCGCCAACGCCGAACGCCTGCTGATCGTCACCGCGCTGGCCGACCCGCCGCCGCGCACCGGCTTCATCGACCGCTGCCTGGTCGCCTGCTACGCCGGCGGCGTCGAGCCGGTGCTGTGCCTGACCAAGGCCGACCTGGCCAGCCCGGACGAGCTGCTGGCCGGGTACGCGGGCCTCGACGTCCCGGTGATCGTCAGCCGCTTCGACGAGCAGCCCGAGGGCCTCGACGAGCTGCTGAAAGACCGCGTGACGGCGCTCGTCGGCCACTCCGGGGTCGGCAAGTCGACATTGGTCAACCGGCTGGTACCCGCCGCCGGGCTGGCCGTCGGCGTGGTCAGCTCGGTCGGCAAGGGGCGGCACACGTCCGTGGCGGCGGTGGCGCTGCCGCTCCAGAACGGCGGCTGGGTGATCGACACGCCCGGCGTGCGCTCGTTCGGGCTGGCCCACGTCACCGCGGACGACATCGTCGACGCCTTCGAGGAGTTCGCCGCGGCCGCCGAGGAGTGCCCGTCGGGCTGCGGGCACCTCGGCCCGCCCGAGGACCCCGGCTGCGCGCTCGACGACGTCGTCACCGACGGCACGGCGAGCGCCGAGCGGCTCGCGTCGCTGCGGCGCCTGCTGGCCTCGCGGGGCGGCCACGACGTGACCCGGCCCACGGAGTCCTGA